In Halopiger aswanensis, the DNA window CTCGAGTTCTTGCAGACGACGATCAACGATCCGCGGGTCTGGCGCGGGATCGGCCGCGCGAGACCCGTCAACGGCGCACAGGAACGCGACTTCTTCGAGAACGTCGTCTGCGACGACGACAGCATCAACCTGTTAATCGTCGCCGACGCCGAGCCGGTCGGCACGATCGGCTTCCACACGATCGAGTGGGAGGCCCGCCGGGCCGAGATCGGCTACTGGGTCGCCCCCGAGCACCACGAACAGGGGTACGGCTCGGAAGCGACGGCGTTGCTCGTCGAGTACGGGTTCGACCAGCTCGGCCTCCATCGCATCGCCGCCCGCGTCTTCGAGTTCAACGAGGCTTCGCAGGCGCTGCTCGAGTCGGTCGGGTTCACGCCGGAAGGTGTGCACCGCGACGCCGAGTTCATCGACGGGGAGTTCCAGGATACCCACTGGTACGGCCTGCTGGCGGACGAGTGGCGGGCGCAAAAACACGAGTAACGACAGCGAGAACGGGGACGGCAAGTTCTCGAGTGGCTGTCCGACTGCCGGCGACTCAGTCGAGCGGCTCCGGCGCCGGCGGTACATCGCGTTTGTGCTCGCTGCGCTCGTACATCGTCCGGACTCGCTCGACGGTCGCTTCGTCGACCTCGAGCAGGCGGGCGGTCGCGGCGACCGATAGCGGTCCGTCGACGTGGGTCGCGAGGATCGAATCGAGCGTCTCGTAGCTGATTCCCAGTTCGTCCTCGTCGGTCTGGTCGGCCCACAGCTCCGCCGTGGCCGTCTTAGCGGCCAGTTCCTCGGGGACGCCGACGTGGCGCGCGAGTTGGCGGACCTGTCCCTTGTAAAGGTTGCCGATCGGGTGGCAGTCGACGGCGCCGTCGCCGTACTTGGTGAAGTAGCCGACGGCGGCCTCGCTTCGGTTCCCGGTGCCGACGACGAGTCGGCTCTCGTGGTTGGCGACGAGGTAGTTCAGTACCGCCCGGACGCGCGCTCGCGCGTTGCCGACGGCCTCGCGATCGCCCTCGGCCTCGGGGTAAGCCGAGAGGAGTTGGTCGACGATCGGCTCGATTTCGATGACGTCGTAGGCGATATCCAGCTCCTGTGCGACCCGCTCGGCGTCGCTCATATTGCCCTCGCTGCTGACGTGGGCCGGGAGGACGAGCCCGTGGACGGTTTCGGGACCGAGCGCTTCGACGGTGAGATAGCCCGTGAGCGTGCTGTCGATGCCGCCGGAAAGTCCCAGTACTGCGCCGTCGGCCCCCGCTGCGTCGACCTGTTCGCTGATGAACTCCGTAATGTGCTCGCGCCGCTGTGCTAGTTCTGCATCCGAGAACCGAAGGTCCAGCATTTGTCAGCAATAGGGGCGGCAGCGCCAAATAGCCTCCCCTCGAGCCGAAAAAGTGGACGGGCGGTCGGTTCGGCTCGGTAGTTGATCGAGAACGCTACGTTGAAGTGGAATCGGCAGTTAGACTGGAGTAAGCGCCGGTGGTGAGCAGTTCCGTCGGAACTGCGAACTACGGCGCACAAGCGAACGAAGTGAGTGCCGTGCGCCGGTGGTCTAGTGGTAGGACATGAGCTTCCCAAGCTCATAGCCCGGGTTCAATTCCCGGTCGGCGCACTTTTCAGCTACCGAGGATCGATTCGGTGAGCGGTACGTTCGTCGATCGCTACCAGTTGACTCGAGTGACGGAGGCCTCGAGCGACAGGTATCCTGTTCCCGAACGGAAATCCGCAGACGTGGGGCGATTCACCGTACCATACGGCGATCGATTGGAAAGTCATAAGACGCCCACCGGCCAAGAAAGCAGTGTAAGCCCGGGTGGTGTAGTGGCCCATCATACGACCCTGTCACGGTCGTGACGCGGGTTCAAATCCCGCCTCGGGCGTCTTCTTCCGAATTCACATCCGCCAGCGGGGCGTCTCGTCGCCGAGCGACGCGTGAATTCGGAGACCGGTGACAAAGGGATGTGAAGGCGGGAACAGCGTCGCTGCGACCGAGGTTCACATCCCGCCTCGAGCGTTTTCTGCTCCGATCTACGTCGGATAGTCGCTCGTAACGCCCGGGTGAGAGGTCTTGGTGACGACAACGTCGACGTCACCGGCGCACAGCTTCCGCGACGAGAATGGAACGCGCTCCTCGAGTCGATCGGGTTGCTGATCGACGCCAACACCACCAATCGGTCGATCAGCCGATGTCGATGCCGCAACCGTTCGGGGCGGATTCTACGTCCGTCGGTGCGGAACAGAACCCTTAAGTCTCTCACCGGGGAACGACGTATTGCAAGCCCGGGTGGTGTAGTGGCCCATCATACGACCCTGTCACGGTCGTGACGCGGGTTCAAATCCCGCCTCGGGCGTCTTCTTCCGAATTCGTATCCGCCAGCGAGGCGTCTCGTCGCCGAGCGACGCGTGAATTCGGAGACCGGTGACGGGGGATTTGAAGGAGGGAACAGCGTTGCTGTGACTGCGGTTCAAATCCCGCCTCGGGCGCTTTTTCGAATCGATCTCACGGTGAGTCCCCACAGTGGTAGCAGCGAGATTGTACCGGCGAGTTGGGTCACGGACTGAAAGTCATCGGTACCACACCGCAGGTATTCGTCGGTTGGCGATTTCGCAGGCGAACGGCCTCGAGACGGAATTCACTGCCGAGAGCGAACCCCAGCATCGAGTCCGAGGCATCGGGCGCGACGGCGAGAGTCCGCGTCGGACCGTCTCCGTTCGGCCCGAAATATCGCCGGAAACGGGCCATCAAGCTTAATTATCGTATATGACATGGGTACGTATGCAAACTCCAGGAGACGGCTCGTCGGACGAGTCGTTACACCGACGGATATACGATCGGCTGCGGAGCCGCTACTTCTTCAAGGTCGGCGCGGCGATTCTCGTGTTGACCGTCGTCCTGCTCGGTGCGGGCTATTTCTCGTTTACGCAAGCCCAGGCGAGCGTCGAGGGGGACGCGGAAGAAACCCTCCTCAACGCCGCGGAACGCGAAGCCGATGGGATCGACAAGTTCGTTCAGGATCGGAACGACAACACCGTGGAGATCTCCAATAGTGTCAATCTCGCTAACGCGGACAAAAGCCAACTTCGGGCGTCGTTACGGACGTACCGCGAGGCGCTCCCGGACAGCGTCCACGCGATCCACTACTACAGCATGGAAAACGACGAGATCGTGGTGAGCACGCAGTTCAACGAGGAAGGCGACACGGTCGATGAAGCGACGCGTCCCTGGGCGGTCGATATAGACGCGTTCGACTCGAGCGGCGACGTGCGCTCGTTCGAGCCGTACGACGTCGACGGCGAGAAGCGGATCGGGTTCATCAGCCCGGTCGCCGGACAGGACGACCACGCGATCGTCCTCGTGATCAATCTCGGGGAGCGCAGCGAACTCCTGACGTCGCCCATCGACGGCGGCGAAATCGAGGTCGTCGCGACGGACGGTCAGATTACGCTCGCCGAAACCACAGGGACGATCCTCAACGAATCGTTCCTGATGGGAGAACTGCCACACCTGGAGGAAGGCGCGCTGCACCCCCGCGTCGATCAGGTGACGGCCGAAAACGACGTCGTCGGGGACGATCAGGTCGTCGTGGCGACGGTGCCACTCCAGGAGAAAGACTGGGCCGTGACCGTCATCGCACCCCACAACGAGGTGTTCGATACCGCCAGCGCGGTCAACCGGAACATCCTGTTGCTGATCGGGATCTCGATCGTCGGCTTCGTCGGCGTCGGCGCGGTGATCTCCCGGGACGTCAACAACTCCCTCGAGGAGATGACCGGCTACGCGGAAGCGATCGAGGATGGGGACCTCGAGGTCGACATCGAACAGTCCCGGACCGACGAGTTCGGCCAACTCGCCGGCCTGTTCGCGCGGATTCGGGACACGCTGCAGGAGCGGCTGACCGAAGTCGAACAGCAGGCCCAGGAAGCAGAACAGGCCCGCGAAGCGGCCGAGGAATCGAAGGCGGAAGCCGAGCAAGCCAAGGCCGAGGCCCAGGAAGCCAAAGCGGAAGCCGAAGCCCTGAGCCAGCACTTAGAGGAGAAGGCCGACGAGTACCGGGAGTCGATCGAAGCCGCCGCGGACGGGGACCTCACGCGCCGACTCGAGACGGCCAGCGAGAGTCAGGCGATGGCCGAGATCGGCCAGGCGTTCAACGAGATGCTCACGGACATCGAGGCGATGGTCGTGCGCATTCAAACGGTCGCCGCCCAGGTCGACGAGAAGAGCTCCGAGGTCACCGCCTCCACCGAAGAGATTCGCGCCTCGAGCGGCGAAGTCGCCGAGAGCATCGAGGAGATTTCGGCCGGCGCGGAAACCCAAAACGAGAAGCTGACCACTGCGGCGGCGGAGATGAGCGACCTCTCGGCGACCGTCGAGGAGATCGCGTCCTCCTCGAACACCGTCGCCGAACAGGCCGATCAGGCCGCCGAACGCGGCGAAGAGGGGAAGACGGCCGCGAGCGACGCCGTCGAGCAGATGGACCAGATCGAATCCAAGGCTGTCGACACCGCCGAGGAGATGGCCACCCTACAGGAGGAGGTCGAACGCATCGGCGAGGTCGTGGAACTCATCGACCAGATCGCCGAGGAGACCAACATGCTCGCGCTGAACGCCTCGATCGAGGCCGCGACCGCCGGCGAGGCCGGCGACGGATTCGCGGTCGTCGCCAACGAGGTCAAATCCCTCGCCGAGGAGACCGCCGAAGCCACGGAGGAAGTCGAAGACCTCGTCGAAACCGTCGAAGCGTCGACCGAGTCCGTCGCCGACGACATGTTCGAGATGCGCGACGGCATCGAGGACGGCCGGGAGACGATCGATCGGACCGTCGACACCCTCGAGTCGATCGTCGACTCGATCGACGACGCCAACGCGGGTATCCAGTCGATCAACGACGCGACCGACGATCAGGCCGACTCCGCACAGGAAGTCTCCTCGATGGTCGACGATATCGCGGCCGTCAGCGAACAGACCGCCGACGAGGCACAGAACGTCTCCGCGGCCGCCGAGGAGCAAACCAGCGCCATCAGCCAGATCTCCGACAGCGCCGAGTCCCTCTCGGAGCGCGCCCAGGAACTGCAGTCCCTGACCGCGCACTTCGAAACGGAGGCGGACGACGACTCGACCGAGTCGGCCGACTCGGAGACGCTCGTTGCGGTCGACGACTGACGGGCGCGGTCCGTTTCACGCGGGGCCGGTACATACCGTCGCGCACTCGAGAATGACGCGCCGGCGGCGGGATGAAACACAACCCTTAAGTCTTTCACCGGGAAACGACGTATTGCAAGCCCGGGTGGTGTAGTGGCCCATCATACGACCCTGTCACGGTCGTGACGCGGGTTCAAATCCCGCCTCGGGCGTCTTCTTCCGAATTCACATCCGCCAGCGGGGCGTCTCGCGCTGAACGATGCGTGAATTCCGAGACTGGTGACGAAGGTATTTGAATAGTGGGCGGCGTCG includes these proteins:
- a CDS encoding GNAT family N-acetyltransferase, which encodes MPETVFLPGERVDLRPIEEDDLEFLQTTINDPRVWRGIGRARPVNGAQERDFFENVVCDDDSINLLIVADAEPVGTIGFHTIEWEARRAEIGYWVAPEHHEQGYGSEATALLVEYGFDQLGLHRIAARVFEFNEASQALLESVGFTPEGVHRDAEFIDGEFQDTHWYGLLADEWRAQKHE
- a CDS encoding NAD+ synthase, with amino-acid sequence MLDLRFSDAELAQRREHITEFISEQVDAAGADGAVLGLSGGIDSTLTGYLTVEALGPETVHGLVLPAHVSSEGNMSDAERVAQELDIAYDVIEIEPIVDQLLSAYPEAEGDREAVGNARARVRAVLNYLVANHESRLVVGTGNRSEAAVGYFTKYGDGAVDCHPIGNLYKGQVRQLARHVGVPEELAAKTATAELWADQTDEDELGISYETLDSILATHVDGPLSVAATARLLEVDEATVERVRTMYERSEHKRDVPPAPEPLD
- a CDS encoding methyl-accepting chemotaxis protein, with amino-acid sequence MQTPGDGSSDESLHRRIYDRLRSRYFFKVGAAILVLTVVLLGAGYFSFTQAQASVEGDAEETLLNAAEREADGIDKFVQDRNDNTVEISNSVNLANADKSQLRASLRTYREALPDSVHAIHYYSMENDEIVVSTQFNEEGDTVDEATRPWAVDIDAFDSSGDVRSFEPYDVDGEKRIGFISPVAGQDDHAIVLVINLGERSELLTSPIDGGEIEVVATDGQITLAETTGTILNESFLMGELPHLEEGALHPRVDQVTAENDVVGDDQVVVATVPLQEKDWAVTVIAPHNEVFDTASAVNRNILLLIGISIVGFVGVGAVISRDVNNSLEEMTGYAEAIEDGDLEVDIEQSRTDEFGQLAGLFARIRDTLQERLTEVEQQAQEAEQAREAAEESKAEAEQAKAEAQEAKAEAEALSQHLEEKADEYRESIEAAADGDLTRRLETASESQAMAEIGQAFNEMLTDIEAMVVRIQTVAAQVDEKSSEVTASTEEIRASSGEVAESIEEISAGAETQNEKLTTAAAEMSDLSATVEEIASSSNTVAEQADQAAERGEEGKTAASDAVEQMDQIESKAVDTAEEMATLQEEVERIGEVVELIDQIAEETNMLALNASIEAATAGEAGDGFAVVANEVKSLAEETAEATEEVEDLVETVEASTESVADDMFEMRDGIEDGRETIDRTVDTLESIVDSIDDANAGIQSINDATDDQADSAQEVSSMVDDIAAVSEQTADEAQNVSAAAEEQTSAISQISDSAESLSERAQELQSLTAHFETEADDDSTESADSETLVAVDD